One window of the Trifolium pratense cultivar HEN17-A07 linkage group LG2, ARS_RC_1.1, whole genome shotgun sequence genome contains the following:
- the LOC123910656 gene encoding vacuolar iron transporter homolog 4-like, whose amino-acid sequence MAEIQHHHAATLARSESKVYNMDVEKNEEKDYTQRAQWLRAAVLGANDGLLSTASLMMGVGAVTKDVKTMILTGIAGLIAGACSMAIGEFVSVYSQYDIEYAQMKRQGNTSQKDKLPNPYYAAFASAVAFAVGAFVPLLGAAFVKDYKVRLGVVVGVVSFALFVFGGLSGFLGKAPLVKSCLRVLIGGWLAMSLTFGLTKLVNHVVV is encoded by the coding sequence ATGGCTGAAATTCAACACCACCATGCAGCTACACTAGCTCGCAGTGAATCAAAAGTGTACAACATGGATgttgaaaaaaatgaagaaaaagattATACACAAAGAGCTCAATGGCTTAGAGCAGCTGTTTTAGGTGCTAATGATGGTTTACTCTCAACAGCATCCTTAATGATGGGTGTTGGAGCTGTTACAAAAGATGTTAAGACAATGATTCTAACCGGAATTGCTGGTCTTATAGCCGGTGCATGTAGCATGGCAATCGGTGAATTTGTGTCGGTATATTCGCAATATGATATTGAGTATGCACAAATGAAAAGACAAGGAAATACTTCTCAGAAAGATAAATTACCTAATCCTTATTATGCCGCTTTTGCCTCGGCCGTTGCTTTTGCGGTCGGGGCTTTTGTGCCGTTACTCGGCGCGGCTTTTGTGAAAGATTATAAGGTTAGATTGGGAGTTGTGGTTGGTGTTGTTAGTTTTGCCTTGTTTGTTTTTGGTGGGTTGAGTGGTTTTCTTGGGAAAGCACCTTTGGTTAAGTCATGTTTGAGGGTTTTGATTGGTGGATGGTTAGCTATGTCTCTTACTTTTGGTTTAACTAAGCTTGTAAACCATGTTGTAGTTTGA